The following proteins are encoded in a genomic region of Oscillospiraceae bacterium:
- the obgE gene encoding GTPase ObgE, translated as MFIDKVKIYIKAGDGGNGCVAFHREKYISHGGPDGGDGGKGGNIIFEVDTGENTLLPFRYRRKFVASNGEDGKPNKFHGKTADDLIIKLPPGTLVKDPESGKIIFDMAQDGRFVAAKGGNGGWGNRHFATPTRQIPRFAKSGLKGEEREVLLELKMLADVGLVGFPNVGKSTILSLVSSARPKIANYHFTTLSPMLGVVSTGEEGKGFVMADIPGLIEGAAEGAGLGHEFLRHIDRCRLLVHVLDMSGSEGRDPIDDLDKINSELINYSEALIDRPQIIAANKCDIGVDEDLKKELVEYCEKMDYPVVFISAATGEGINELIHLVAEKLSELPPIKVYEPEYEPEIKSVDDKIEIRFENGVYYVESERLFNVVNSINYDDRESLSYFQKVLRNAGVIKMLEEAGAGDGDTVNIYDFEFEFVK; from the coding sequence ATGTTTATAGACAAGGTTAAAATTTATATCAAAGCAGGGGACGGCGGAAACGGCTGTGTGGCATTCCACCGCGAAAAATACATTTCCCACGGCGGCCCTGACGGCGGCGACGGCGGAAAGGGCGGTAACATTATATTTGAGGTGGATACGGGAGAAAACACTCTTCTTCCTTTCAGATACCGCAGAAAATTTGTGGCATCCAACGGAGAGGACGGAAAGCCCAACAAATTCCACGGCAAAACCGCAGATGATCTTATTATAAAGCTTCCCCCGGGAACACTTGTAAAAGACCCTGAAAGCGGAAAAATCATATTTGATATGGCTCAGGACGGCAGATTTGTAGCCGCAAAGGGCGGAAACGGCGGTTGGGGAAACCGTCACTTTGCAACCCCTACACGACAGATTCCGCGTTTTGCAAAAAGCGGTCTCAAGGGCGAGGAGCGTGAGGTGCTTCTGGAGCTGAAAATGCTGGCGGACGTAGGTCTGGTGGGCTTCCCCAATGTGGGCAAGAGCACAATACTGTCGCTGGTAAGCTCCGCAAGACCCAAAATCGCAAATTACCACTTCACCACGCTTTCCCCCATGCTGGGTGTTGTTTCCACGGGTGAGGAGGGCAAAGGCTTTGTAATGGCAGATATCCCGGGACTTATCGAGGGCGCGGCAGAGGGCGCAGGACTGGGACATGAGTTTCTCAGACATATTGACAGATGCCGTCTTTTGGTGCACGTTCTGGATATGTCCGGCTCGGAGGGCAGAGACCCTATTGATGACCTGGACAAAATCAATTCCGAGCTTATCAATTACAGCGAGGCGCTTATAGACCGCCCGCAGATAATCGCCGCAAATAAGTGCGATATCGGTGTGGATGAAGATCTGAAAAAAGAGCTTGTTGAATACTGCGAAAAGATGGACTACCCGGTTGTATTCATTTCAGCCGCGACAGGCGAGGGTATAAACGAGCTTATCCACCTTGTTGCCGAAAAACTGAGCGAGCTTCCGCCCATAAAGGTTTACGAGCCTGAGTACGAGCCTGAAATCAAGAGTGTGGATGATAAGATTGAGATACGCTTTGAGAACGGTGTGTACTATGTGGAAAGCGAAAGACTTTTCAATGTTGTCAACTCCATCAACTATGACGACCGTGAGTCACTGTCCTACTTCCAGAAGGTACTGCGCAACGCAGGTGTCATAAAAATGCTGGAGGAAGCGGGCGCGGGAGATGGCGATACCGTAAATATCTACGACTTTGAATTTGAGTTTGTGAAATAA